In Primulina eburnea isolate SZY01 chromosome 14, ASM2296580v1, whole genome shotgun sequence, the following proteins share a genomic window:
- the LOC140812013 gene encoding transcription repressor MYB5-like yields MGRSPCCSEVGLKKGPWSTKEDTLLTNFILRNHEGQWRSLPKKAGLLRCGKSCRLRWMNYLRPGIKRGNISPDEEDLIVRLHSLLGNRWSLIAGRLPGRTDNEIKNYWNTYLLKKLNKTGIRPTPNKNFRKPRRSSAAGDHRAATPNKERKKNKIVVNSHPDGKEKTDDIPKTKVYLPKPIRVSSAFSRTNSFESGSSSNGGGDAGENGGGRDTELPNVPGVGTDI; encoded by the exons ATGGGAAGATCCCCATGTTGTTCAGAAGTTGGATTGAAGAAAGGGCCATGGTCTACCAAAGAAGACACTTTGCTAACTAATTTCATCCTACGAAACCACGAAGGCCAATGGAGATCTCTCCCCAAGAAAGCTG GGCTATTGAGATGCGGAAAGAGCTGCAGATTGAGGTGGATGAACTATCTACGGCCAGGAATCAAAAGGGGCAACATCAGCCCAGACGAGGAAGACTTGATCGTCCGGCTACATAGCCTTCTGGGCAATCGATGGTCCCTAATCGCCGGTAGATTGCCAGGTCGAACGGACAATGAGATCAAGAATTACTGGAACACCTATCTTCTTAAGAAACTCAACAAGACTGGAATCCGCCCCACACCCAATAAAAATTTCAGAAAACCACGCAGGTCCTCCGCTGCAGGAGACCACCGCGCCGCCACCCCCAATAAGGAGAGGAAGAAGAATAAGATTGTTGTAAACTCCCATCCCGATGGAAAAGAGAAAACTGATGACATTCCAAAGACCAAAGTGTATTTGCCTAAACCAATAAGAGTTTCGTCGGCGTTTTCGAGGACCAACAGCTTTGAAAGTGGGTCTTCAAGCAACGGCGGCGGCGATGCAGGGGAGAACGGTGGTGGGAGGGATACGGAGTTGCCTAATGTGCCGGGGGTTGGTACCGATATTTGA
- the LOC140811259 gene encoding uncharacterized protein, with amino-acid sequence MESHVENVKTIKEQIAQIRDALYDLANDSEDHKTKSEAESLALYELENFEFLLGVVIWYKLLHAINTVSKFLQSENMDIDVAIKLLQRIVLFLEEFREDGYDKAKVEAKEMAREMGIEAVFREKRVIRRKKQFGESNREEVIQSATESFRINYFLFIIDQAHDESLLRSCKNLENSLTHKGCYNINKDDLFSELTFLMCSLPREAKAAIDVVNYLKKMDVCLPNAHIAYKI; translated from the exons ATGGAAAGTCATGTTGAGAATGTTAAAACTATAAAGGAGCAAATTGCACAAATAAGAGATGCTTTGTATGACTTGGCAAATGATAGTGAAGATCACAAAACGAAGAGTGAAGCTGAGTCCTTAGCGTTATATGAACTTGAGAATTTTGAATTCTTGCTTGGTGTGGTAATTTGGTACAAGTTGTTGCATGCTATCAACACTGTGAGCAAATTTCTTCAATCTGAAAATATGGATATTGATGTTGCTATCAAACTTTTACAAAGAATTGTTTTATTTCTTGAAGAATTTAGAGAAGATGGTTACGATAAGGCCAAGgttgaagctaaagaaatggcaCGTGAGATGGGCATTGAAGCTGTATTTCGAGAGAAACGTGTTATTCGAAGAAAGAAACAATTTGGTGAAAGTAACAGAGAAGAAGTGATACAGTCAGCTACAGAATCTTTTCGAATTAACTACTTTCTCTTTATAATCGATCAAGCTC ACGATGAAAGCTTGTTGAGGTCTTGCAAGAATCTTGAAAATTCTTTGACTCATAAGGGTTGTTATAATATTAATAAGGATGATCTATTTTCGGAGTTGACATTCTTGATGTGCTCATTACCAAGAGAAGCAAAAGCGGCCATTGATGTAGTGAATTACTTGAAGAAAATGGATGTGTGCTTACCAAATGCTCATATTGCTTATAAAATCTAG